From Pristiophorus japonicus isolate sPriJap1 chromosome 1, sPriJap1.hap1, whole genome shotgun sequence, a single genomic window includes:
- the cxxc4 gene encoding CXXC-type zinc finger protein 4 isoform X2, with amino-acid sequence MSGGRGIVCTENSRGEREKDEVNVVVVDSDSEEESCRLSADGGKSQRAAGRAAEGPCTAAPGFAHARSLWSNDRGVVRAAGKAAAVHCSKSHVHRRDSRRPGQVDRLLPPPPPPPGTLQTVQNRPTPARAPSPEPSKTSAGRCPGDAACSAADAELLALQERAGPFSVLPALGAVSLPPGIIIMTALHSPAALAAMSDGALQLAGLGDCPLHRAAAAAAGGHPAKKKRKRCGLCAPCRRLLNCGECSSCRNRKTGHQICKLRKCEELKKKPGSSPEKVIVPGGGEAFRWFF; translated from the coding sequence ATGTCTGGTGGCAGAGGCATTGTTTGCACCGAGAACAGTCGCGGCGAGAGGGAAAAGGATGAAGTCAACGTGGTGGTGGTGGACTCTGATTCCGAGGAGGAAAGTTGCAGGCTTTCGGCGGACGGCGGCAAAAGTCAGCGAGCGGCCGGGCGGGCTGCGGAGGGACCGTGCACGGCGGCGCCGGGCTTTGCTCACGCCCGCTCACTTTGGAGCAACGACCGCGGCGTGGTGCGGGCGGCGGGGAAAGCGGCTGCCGTCCATTGCAGCAAGAGCCATGTGCACAGGAGGGACTCTCGGCGGCCGGGGCAGGTGGACAGGCTGCTGCCCCCGCCGCCGCCGCCACCGGGGACTTTGCAGACGGTGCAGAACCGTCCCACGCCCGCCCGCGCGCCGTCTCCCGAGCCCAGCAAAACTTCAGCCGGCCGTTGCCCGGGCGACGCGGCCTGCAGCGCCGCCGACGCCGAGCTACTGGCCCTGCAGGAGCGCGCCGGGCCTTTCTCCGTCCTCCCCGCCCTGGGGGCCGTCTCGCTGCCCCCCGGCATCATCATCATGACCGCCCTGCACTCTCCCGCCGCCCTGGCCGCCATGTCGGACGGCGCGCTGCAGCTGGCCGGCCTCGGCGACTGCCCGCTGCAccgggcggcggcggcggcggccggCGGACACCCCGCCAAGAAGAAGAGGAAAAGGTGCGGGCTGTGCGCGCCCTGCCGGAGACTGCTCAACTGCGGAGAGTGCAGCAGCTGCCGGAACCGCAAAACCGGCCACCAAATCTGCAAGCTGCGGAAATGTGAAGAGTTGAAGAAAAAGCCCGGCTCTTCACCAGAG
- the cxxc4 gene encoding CXXC-type zinc finger protein 4 isoform X3 → MSGGRGIVCTENSRGEREKDEVNVVVVDSDSEEESCRLSADGGKSQRAAGRAAEGPCTAAPGFAHARSLWSNDRGVVRAAGKAAAVHCSKSHVHRRDSRRPGQVDRLLPPPPPPPGTLQTVQNRPTPARAPSPEPSKTSAGRCPGDAACSAADAELLALQERAGPFSVLPALGAVSLPPGIIIMTALHSPAALAAMSDGALQLAGLGDCPLHRAAAAAAGGHPAKKKRKRCGLCAPCRRLLNCGECSSCRNRKTGHQICKLRKCEELKKKPGSSPEIFILNR, encoded by the exons ATGTCTGGTGGCAGAGGCATTGTTTGCACCGAGAACAGTCGCGGCGAGAGGGAAAAGGATGAAGTCAACGTGGTGGTGGTGGACTCTGATTCCGAGGAGGAAAGTTGCAGGCTTTCGGCGGACGGCGGCAAAAGTCAGCGAGCGGCCGGGCGGGCTGCGGAGGGACCGTGCACGGCGGCGCCGGGCTTTGCTCACGCCCGCTCACTTTGGAGCAACGACCGCGGCGTGGTGCGGGCGGCGGGGAAAGCGGCTGCCGTCCATTGCAGCAAGAGCCATGTGCACAGGAGGGACTCTCGGCGGCCGGGGCAGGTGGACAGGCTGCTGCCCCCGCCGCCGCCGCCACCGGGGACTTTGCAGACGGTGCAGAACCGTCCCACGCCCGCCCGCGCGCCGTCTCCCGAGCCCAGCAAAACTTCAGCCGGCCGTTGCCCGGGCGACGCGGCCTGCAGCGCCGCCGACGCCGAGCTACTGGCCCTGCAGGAGCGCGCCGGGCCTTTCTCCGTCCTCCCCGCCCTGGGGGCCGTCTCGCTGCCCCCCGGCATCATCATCATGACCGCCCTGCACTCTCCCGCCGCCCTGGCCGCCATGTCGGACGGCGCGCTGCAGCTGGCCGGCCTCGGCGACTGCCCGCTGCAccgggcggcggcggcggcggccggCGGACACCCCGCCAAGAAGAAGAGGAAAAGGTGCGGGCTGTGCGCGCCCTGCCGGAGACTGCTCAACTGCGGAGAGTGCAGCAGCTGCCGGAACCGCAAAACCGGCCACCAAATCTGCAAGCTGCGGAAATGTGAAGAGTTGAAGAAAAAGCCCGGCTCTTCACCAGAG atcttcatacttaacCGTTGA